In one Acidimicrobiia bacterium genomic region, the following are encoded:
- a CDS encoding FGGY-family carbohydrate kinase yields MSSSEVTVGVDIGTSSVKAIAADGDGNVVASARVPHDVHVPSPGRFEHDANVAWRRGPSQALAEVSSGLDVKGVSVAAMVPSLTAVDAEGAPLVPGLLYGDERGREATAGKDAAKAPTERGELLGFMTWAKREAPNAAGFWPAQGVANKALSGEAVIDATTAATAHPFYDYATGWSPDIGEQLGVGTEQMPRVLPPGWKGGQIYGDGPPLASGAIDALAEQIVAGADNDGDVLVIFGTTLIIWAVTTSQDPVPGYWTIPHTAPGKLLVGGPSNAGGMFCNWVSGWIGDGGTAEPNRVPVWAPYARGERAPLHDPSRRAVLADLDLTHDAAAIRRAAFEASAFVVRRVLDTAREHIGLEPRRIVATGGGVRVDEWVQAVADATQLPIDCVAVPEGGALGSAWLARIAAGLEDVTAVTEGRRWARIGRRFEADNRWVAPMEARYRRFLDLS; encoded by the coding sequence GTGAGCAGCTCGGAGGTCACGGTCGGCGTCGACATCGGCACGTCTTCGGTGAAGGCGATCGCCGCGGACGGCGACGGGAATGTGGTGGCCAGCGCGCGCGTACCGCATGACGTTCACGTGCCGTCACCCGGCCGATTCGAACACGACGCCAACGTTGCCTGGCGGCGCGGTCCGAGTCAGGCCCTGGCCGAGGTCTCGAGTGGCCTCGATGTGAAAGGCGTGAGCGTCGCGGCAATGGTGCCGTCGCTCACCGCGGTCGATGCCGAAGGCGCGCCGCTGGTTCCCGGATTGCTGTACGGCGATGAACGCGGGCGCGAGGCGACGGCCGGCAAGGATGCGGCGAAGGCGCCCACCGAACGCGGTGAGCTGCTCGGCTTCATGACATGGGCCAAGCGCGAAGCGCCGAACGCCGCTGGCTTTTGGCCCGCGCAGGGCGTGGCGAACAAGGCGCTCTCGGGTGAAGCCGTGATCGACGCGACGACGGCCGCCACGGCGCACCCGTTCTACGACTACGCGACGGGGTGGAGTCCCGACATCGGCGAGCAGCTCGGCGTCGGCACCGAGCAGATGCCGCGCGTCTTGCCGCCCGGATGGAAGGGAGGTCAGATCTACGGTGACGGTCCGCCGCTCGCATCCGGCGCGATCGACGCGCTGGCCGAGCAGATCGTGGCCGGGGCCGACAACGACGGTGATGTGCTCGTGATCTTCGGCACGACGCTGATCATCTGGGCGGTGACCACCAGCCAGGACCCCGTGCCGGGGTACTGGACGATCCCGCACACGGCACCGGGCAAGCTGCTCGTCGGCGGTCCGAGCAACGCCGGCGGGATGTTCTGCAACTGGGTCTCCGGCTGGATCGGTGACGGCGGCACAGCAGAGCCGAACCGCGTTCCGGTCTGGGCGCCATACGCGCGCGGTGAGCGCGCGCCATTGCACGACCCATCGAGGCGTGCGGTGCTCGCCGACCTCGATCTCACCCACGACGCGGCAGCCATCCGACGCGCCGCGTTCGAAGCGTCAGCATTTGTCGTACGCCGAGTGCTCGACACCGCGCGCGAACACATCGGCTTGGAGCCACGTCGCATCGTCGCAACGGGCGGCGGCGTGCGGGTCGATGAGTGGGTGCAGGCGGTCGCCGACGCGACGCAGCTCCCGATCGACTGCGTCGCCGTCCCCGAAGGCGGGGCGCTCGGGTCGGCATGGCTGGCTCGGATCGCCGCCGGTCTCGAAGACGTCACCGCGGTGACGGAAGGACGGCGTTGGGCGCGTATCGGGCGGCGCTTCGAGGCCGACAACCGGTGGGTCGCGCCGATGGAGGCTCGCTACCGCCGCTTCCTCGACCTGTCGTAA
- a CDS encoding ferredoxin, with translation MALRIEVDPEKCMGGGNCEFWAPKTFELGDDNISHVVDPAGDPEEKIVLAAQGCPTQAIAVWRDEERLA, from the coding sequence GTGGCGCTGCGCATCGAGGTCGACCCCGAGAAGTGCATGGGCGGTGGCAACTGCGAGTTCTGGGCACCGAAGACCTTCGAGCTCGGTGACGACAACATCTCGCACGTCGTCGATCCTGCCGGCGACCCTGAAGAGAAGATCGTCCTCGCCGCACAAGGGTGCCCGACCCAGGCGATTGCTGTCTGGCGAGACGAAGAGCGGCTCGCGTAG
- a CDS encoding cytochrome P450 has protein sequence MTKASVDTSGQYADWDPLAQYPIDPPGACNPHPRLAECRRTMPIGRRAAWSDTGERVEAFEVYRYDDVAAVLRDNETFSSASIRDGMSIVMGPYVLVGMDEPEHKRLRDLVAVPFRPKSLAHWEDELVVDVVDQMIDAFAPRGSAELVREFTFRYPVQVIAVVLGLPVEDHAQFHEWANAITNVSADPMYGIRSSEALRSYLADMLEDRRRAPRDDFISELAAAELDGERLGDEEIFSFLRLLLPAGAETTYRATGNFLFGLLTNPDQLERLRADRSLMTQAVEEAIRWEPPLIITSRVALRDTEVAGTPIPAGMQLVPNVGSANRDETRWERADDYDLFRESKPMISFGTGPHMCLGMHLARLEMRVAVNRLLDRCANLRFDPEAFERDSPHIHGETFRSPTTLPVLFDAAVST, from the coding sequence GTGACGAAGGCGTCGGTCGACACGTCCGGTCAGTACGCCGACTGGGATCCGCTCGCGCAGTATCCGATCGACCCTCCTGGCGCCTGCAATCCACACCCTCGGCTGGCTGAATGTCGGCGCACGATGCCGATCGGCCGGCGCGCGGCATGGAGCGACACCGGAGAGCGAGTCGAGGCGTTCGAGGTGTACCGCTACGACGATGTGGCCGCGGTCCTGCGGGACAACGAGACCTTCTCGTCGGCGAGCATCCGCGACGGGATGAGCATCGTGATGGGCCCCTACGTCCTGGTGGGGATGGACGAGCCGGAGCACAAGCGCTTGCGCGACCTGGTCGCGGTGCCGTTCCGCCCGAAGTCGCTCGCCCACTGGGAGGACGAGCTCGTCGTCGACGTCGTCGATCAGATGATCGACGCCTTCGCGCCTCGGGGGAGCGCCGAGCTCGTACGCGAGTTCACCTTCCGCTACCCGGTCCAGGTGATCGCGGTAGTGCTCGGCCTGCCCGTCGAAGACCACGCGCAGTTCCACGAATGGGCGAACGCGATCACCAATGTCTCGGCGGACCCGATGTACGGGATCCGGTCTTCGGAGGCCCTGCGGTCGTATCTGGCCGACATGCTCGAAGATCGCCGCCGTGCGCCGCGTGACGACTTCATCAGCGAGCTCGCGGCTGCGGAGCTCGACGGTGAGCGTCTCGGTGACGAGGAGATCTTCTCGTTCCTGCGCTTGCTGCTCCCGGCCGGTGCCGAGACCACGTACCGGGCGACCGGCAACTTCCTGTTTGGGTTGCTCACGAACCCCGACCAGCTCGAGCGACTGCGCGCCGACCGCTCGCTGATGACGCAAGCGGTGGAGGAGGCGATCCGCTGGGAGCCGCCGCTCATCATCACCTCACGCGTGGCGCTCCGCGACACCGAGGTTGCCGGCACGCCGATCCCCGCGGGGATGCAGCTGGTGCCGAACGTCGGCTCGGCGAACCGCGACGAGACGCGGTGGGAGCGTGCTGACGACTACGACCTGTTTCGCGAGTCGAAGCCGATGATCTCGTTCGGCACCGGCCCTCACATGTGCCTCGGCATGCACTTGGCGCGCCTCGAGATGCGAGTCGCCGTGAACCGACTGCTCGATCGCTGCGCAAACCTGCGCTTCGATCCGGAGGCTTTCGAGCGAGACAGCCCACACATCCACGGGGAGACATTCCGCTCTCCGACCACGCTCCCCGTCCTCTTCGACGCTGCGGTGAGCACGTGA